From Streptomyces sp. TLI_105, the proteins below share one genomic window:
- a CDS encoding alpha/beta hydrolase produces the protein MTELPPPITPYLEPAAKELCEATDPHPRIYEVPPEKGRDILLGLQSDTSVPRPEVDEEWVEVDAGEWGTVRTRIIRPKGATGPLPVVFYIHGAGWVFGDEQTHDRLFRELAVGADAAGVFPVYDRAPEAKYPTQVEQNYAVGQWVMQHGAEHNLDTSRIAVTGESVGGCMSTVFALMNKERGGIDLKAQCLLYPVTNADFDTPSYLQFAEGYYLTRDGMQWFWDAYTTDPAQRAEHHASPLRASLDQLKDLPTTLVITDEADVLRDEGEQYANKLREAGVDVTSVRVAGMVHDFLLLDSLRDTRAANVARKLAVDFLHTALHNT, from the coding sequence ATGACTGAGCTTCCTCCTCCGATCACGCCTTACCTCGAGCCGGCCGCGAAGGAGCTGTGCGAGGCGACCGATCCGCACCCCCGGATCTACGAGGTGCCGCCCGAGAAGGGCCGTGACATCCTCCTCGGCCTGCAGAGCGACACGAGCGTGCCCCGCCCCGAGGTCGACGAGGAATGGGTGGAGGTGGACGCGGGCGAGTGGGGCACCGTCCGCACCCGCATCATCCGCCCCAAGGGAGCCACCGGCCCCCTGCCCGTGGTGTTCTACATCCACGGCGCCGGCTGGGTCTTCGGCGACGAGCAGACCCACGACCGCCTCTTCCGCGAACTGGCCGTCGGGGCCGACGCCGCCGGCGTCTTCCCCGTCTACGACCGCGCCCCGGAGGCGAAGTACCCCACCCAGGTCGAGCAGAACTACGCCGTCGGCCAGTGGGTCATGCAGCACGGCGCCGAGCACAACCTGGACACCTCCCGCATCGCCGTCACCGGCGAATCGGTCGGCGGCTGCATGTCCACGGTCTTCGCCCTGATGAACAAGGAACGCGGTGGCATCGACCTCAAGGCCCAGTGCCTGCTCTACCCGGTCACCAACGCCGACTTCGACACCCCCTCCTACCTGCAGTTCGCCGAGGGCTACTACCTCACCCGCGACGGCATGCAGTGGTTCTGGGACGCCTACACCACCGACCCCGCCCAGCGCGCCGAACACCACGCCTCCCCCCTGCGGGCCTCCCTCGACCAGCTCAAGGACCTGCCCACCACCCTGGTCATCACCGACGAGGCCGACGTCCTGCGCGACGAGGGCGAGCAGTACGCCAACAAGCTCCGCGAAGCCGGCGTCGACGTCACCTCCGTCCGCGTCGCCGGCATGGTCCACGACTTCCTCCTCCTCGACAGCCTCCGCGACACCCGCGCCGCCAACGTCGCCCGCAAACTCGCCGTCGACTTCCTCCACACCGCACTCCACAACACCTGA
- a CDS encoding NADH:flavin oxidoreductase/NADH oxidase family protein, whose product MTSELFSPLTLRSGQVLKNRIAKAAMEENMAGDGQLPDWQLLSLYKHWASGGAGLLITGNVMVHAEALTGPAGVVLDENAPLEPFVDWAKAAKAGGAAIWMQINHPGRQVASDMPGVVWGPTDIGVSLGKHSSRFGRPTAMTPQQIEDTVTRYAVTARRAEKAGFDGVEIHAAHGYLLSQFLSPLVNKRTDRWGGSLENRARMLLDIVRAVRASVSPSFAVAVKLNSADFQRGGFDADDARQVIEMLEPLGVDLVELSGGSYESPAMTGRPADDRTQAREAYFLDLAKDLVKTSPIPLMLTGGITKRATADKVLDSGVAVIGMGTALAVTPDLPERWRQGREADRTMRPVTWSDKALASAAGMAQVRHQMRRLSRGDNPRPGAHPVIALISERRKQRRALRNYRAWLTSSRAAA is encoded by the coding sequence ATGACCAGCGAGCTGTTCTCGCCGTTGACCCTGCGCTCCGGGCAGGTACTGAAGAACCGGATCGCGAAGGCGGCCATGGAGGAGAACATGGCCGGCGACGGCCAGCTCCCCGACTGGCAGCTACTGTCGCTGTACAAGCACTGGGCCTCCGGCGGCGCCGGACTGCTGATCACCGGCAACGTGATGGTCCACGCCGAGGCGCTGACCGGCCCCGCCGGAGTCGTACTCGATGAGAATGCGCCCCTGGAGCCGTTCGTCGACTGGGCGAAGGCCGCCAAGGCCGGCGGGGCTGCGATCTGGATGCAGATCAACCACCCCGGCCGACAGGTAGCCTCCGACATGCCCGGCGTCGTGTGGGGCCCGACCGACATCGGCGTGTCCCTGGGCAAGCACAGCAGCCGCTTCGGCCGCCCCACCGCGATGACTCCCCAGCAGATCGAGGACACCGTGACCCGGTACGCGGTGACCGCGCGCCGTGCCGAAAAGGCCGGCTTCGACGGCGTCGAGATCCACGCCGCGCACGGCTACCTGCTCTCGCAGTTCCTCTCCCCCCTCGTCAACAAGCGCACCGACCGGTGGGGCGGGTCCCTGGAGAACCGGGCCCGGATGCTGCTGGACATCGTCCGCGCCGTCCGCGCCTCGGTCTCCCCGTCCTTCGCCGTCGCGGTGAAGCTCAACTCCGCCGACTTCCAGCGCGGAGGGTTCGACGCCGACGACGCCCGCCAGGTCATCGAGATGCTCGAACCGCTCGGCGTCGACCTGGTCGAACTGTCCGGCGGCAGCTACGAGAGCCCCGCGATGACCGGCCGCCCCGCCGACGACCGCACCCAGGCCCGCGAGGCCTACTTCCTCGACCTCGCCAAGGACCTCGTCAAGACCAGCCCCATCCCGCTCATGCTCACCGGCGGCATCACCAAGCGCGCGACCGCGGACAAGGTCCTCGACAGCGGCGTGGCGGTCATCGGCATGGGTACTGCCCTGGCCGTCACCCCCGACCTCCCCGAGCGCTGGCGCCAGGGCCGCGAGGCCGACCGCACCATGCGCCCGGTGACCTGGTCCGACAAGGCCCTCGCCTCCGCCGCCGGCATGGCTCAGGTCCGCCACCAGATGCGCCGCCTCTCTCGCGGCGACAACCCCAGGCCCGGTGCCCACCCGGTGATCGCCCTGATCTCCGAACGCCGCAAGCAGCGACGGGCCCTGCGCAACTACCGCGCCTGGCTGACCAGTTCTCGGGCCGCGGCCTGA
- a CDS encoding IS5 family transposase codes for MGRGDLTNDEWAQLAPHLPKTGCRGGRWTDHRMVINGILFRVRTGVPWRDLPERFGNWKTLYERHRRWSADGTWERILQTVQAEADSQGRIDWSMVGVDSTSCRAHQHAAGAPRRTPRIPKRRSTPRQHRPDEGLGRSRGGLTSKIHLAGEGGRRPLAMLITPGQWGDSPQLIPVLERIRVKRPSGGHPRTRPGHLGGDKAYSSRRNRRYLRRRQIKHTIPEPKDQRANRRRRGSRGGRPAGFDKEMYRRRNEVERTINRLKHSRAVATRYDKRAYVFHGTVTVASIRLWLRP; via the coding sequence GTGGGGCGGGGTGATCTTACGAACGACGAGTGGGCGCAACTGGCACCACATCTACCGAAGACCGGGTGCCGTGGCGGACGTTGGACTGATCACCGGATGGTGATCAACGGGATCCTGTTCCGGGTCCGCACGGGTGTCCCGTGGCGGGACCTGCCGGAGCGGTTCGGGAACTGGAAGACCCTGTACGAGCGCCACCGCCGGTGGTCGGCGGACGGCACTTGGGAAAGGATCCTCCAGACCGTTCAGGCCGAGGCGGACTCTCAGGGGCGCATCGACTGGAGCATGGTGGGCGTGGACTCCACCTCGTGCCGGGCCCACCAGCATGCTGCCGGTGCGCCGCGCAGGACACCCAGGATCCCGAAGCGGAGATCAACACCTCGGCAACACCGCCCCGACGAAGGACTCGGCCGGTCCCGTGGCGGCCTCACTTCCAAGATCCACCTTGCCGGGGAAGGCGGCCGCCGTCCCCTGGCCATGCTGATCACGCCCGGTCAGTGGGGCGACAGCCCACAGCTGATCCCGGTCCTTGAACGCATCAGGGTCAAGCGCCCGAGCGGCGGGCATCCGCGCACCCGCCCCGGCCACCTCGGCGGCGACAAGGCGTACAGCTCCCGCCGCAATCGCCGCTACCTGCGTAGACGCCAGATCAAGCACACCATCCCGGAGCCGAAGGACCAGCGGGCCAACCGCCGGCGCCGCGGCAGCCGAGGAGGCCGGCCTGCGGGTTTCGATAAGGAGATGTACAGGCGCCGGAACGAGGTCGAGCGGACGATCAACCGACTCAAGCACTCCAGGGCCGTCGCGACGCGGTATGACAAGCGTGCCTACGTCTTCCACGGCACCGTCACCGTCGCGTCGATACGCCTCTGGCTCAGACCGTGA
- a CDS encoding 2Fe-2S iron-sulfur cluster-binding protein gives MDQTLPERASTVTLRVNGTDRALTLDHRTTLLDALRDHLDLTGTKKGCDHGQCGACTVLLDGRRVNSCLLFAVACAGRSVTTVEGLMDGERLHPVQEAFVARDALQCGYCTPGQICSAMALLDEAARGEPSHVTPPERPPGAPVTLTPDEIRERMSGNICRCGAYPNIVAAIEEAAR, from the coding sequence GTGGACCAGACCCTGCCCGAGCGCGCGTCCACGGTGACGCTGCGCGTCAACGGAACGGACCGCGCGCTCACCCTGGACCACCGCACGACCCTGCTGGACGCGCTGCGCGACCACCTCGACCTCACCGGCACCAAGAAGGGCTGCGACCACGGGCAGTGCGGTGCCTGCACCGTCCTCCTCGACGGCCGGCGCGTGAACAGCTGTCTGTTGTTCGCCGTCGCGTGCGCGGGCCGTTCCGTCACCACCGTCGAGGGCCTCATGGACGGCGAGCGCCTCCATCCGGTCCAGGAGGCGTTCGTCGCCCGGGACGCCCTGCAGTGCGGCTACTGCACACCGGGCCAGATCTGCTCGGCCATGGCCCTGCTGGACGAGGCGGCGCGCGGCGAACCGTCGCACGTGACACCGCCGGAACGCCCGCCGGGCGCCCCCGTCACCCTCACCCCGGACGAGATCCGGGAGCGCATGAGCGGGAACATCTGCCGCTGCGGCGCCTACCCGAACATCGTGGCCGCGATCGAGGAGGCCGCCCGGTGA
- a CDS encoding xanthine dehydrogenase family protein subunit M, giving the protein MKPFAYVRPERTEEAIAHLAAHPGARFLAGGTNLVDLMKLGVTGPPLLVDLGALPLDGVAETPDGGLLIGATARNSDVAAHPAVRTRYPVLSQALLAGASPQLRNAATTGGNLLQRTRCPYFQDTSTPCNKRVPGSGCPAREGVHRDLAVLGHSAHCVATHPSDMAVALAALDAEVRLRGADGERTVPVAAFHRLPGDRPDLDTVVAPGELITGVALPAPPPGALSAYRKARDRASYAFALASVALVLTVEDGRVGHAALAFGGLAHKPWRARAAEEVLRGAPATTETFRRAADAELAAAEPLRDNGFKVPLARNLAVSLLGDLASRAAAAAP; this is encoded by the coding sequence GTGAAGCCCTTCGCGTACGTGCGCCCCGAACGCACCGAGGAGGCCATCGCGCACCTCGCGGCCCACCCCGGCGCCCGTTTCCTGGCGGGCGGCACCAACCTCGTGGACCTGATGAAGCTGGGCGTCACCGGCCCGCCGCTGCTCGTCGACCTCGGCGCCCTGCCCCTCGACGGCGTCGCGGAGACCCCCGACGGCGGCCTGCTGATCGGGGCGACCGCGCGCAACAGCGACGTCGCCGCCCACCCCGCCGTGCGCACCCGCTACCCCGTGCTGTCCCAGGCCCTGCTGGCCGGCGCCTCGCCCCAGCTCCGCAACGCGGCCACCACCGGAGGCAACCTCCTCCAGCGCACCCGCTGCCCCTACTTCCAGGACACGTCCACGCCCTGCAACAAGCGCGTGCCCGGTTCCGGCTGCCCCGCCCGGGAGGGCGTCCACCGGGACCTCGCGGTCCTCGGCCACTCCGCGCACTGTGTCGCCACGCACCCCTCGGACATGGCCGTCGCCCTCGCCGCCCTCGACGCGGAGGTCCGGCTGCGCGGGGCGGACGGCGAACGGACGGTGCCCGTCGCCGCGTTCCACCGGCTGCCCGGCGACCGCCCGGACCTGGACACCGTCGTCGCACCCGGCGAACTCATCACGGGCGTGGCTCTCCCCGCACCGCCGCCCGGCGCTCTCAGCGCTTACCGCAAGGCCCGTGACCGCGCCTCGTACGCCTTCGCGCTCGCCTCCGTCGCCCTCGTCCTGACCGTCGAGGACGGCCGGGTGGGGCACGCCGCCCTCGCCTTCGGCGGTCTCGCCCACAAGCCCTGGCGGGCGCGGGCGGCGGAGGAGGTGTTGCGGGGCGCACCGGCCACCACCGAGACCTTCCGGCGGGCCGCCGACGCCGAACTCGCCGCCGCCGAGCCCCTCCGCGACAACGGCTTCAAGGTGCCGCTGGCCCGCAACCTCGCCGTGAGCCTCCTGGGGGACCTCGCGTCCCGCGCCGCCGCGGCCGCCCCGTGA
- a CDS encoding xanthine dehydrogenase family protein molybdopterin-binding subunit, which produces MTRHEPATAQPPAAVRRDARQKVTGEARYAVDRTPPGCLHACPVPAAVARGRVTAVHADEILRRPGVHAVLTHENAPRLGDADDPTLALLQEDRVPHRGWFVAVVVADTPENARAAADALRIDYAPSGHDVRLSADHPRLYTPEKANGGYPAVRERGDFDTAFAASPVRLDATYTMGALHNHPMEPHAATAWWDDDGLTVYDSSQGATTVRDVLARLFRLPQQRVTVVSAYVGGGFGSKGTPRPPAVLAAMAARHTGRPVRLALPRRDLPATVGHRAPTVQRVRIGAAADGTIAALAHDVVTQTSTVKEFVEQAAVPARTMYTSPHSRTTHRVVALDVPTPSWMRAPGEASGMYALEAAMDELAEAVGIDPVELRLRNEPDTEPDSGKPFSSRGLTACLRDGARRFGWADRDPRPGIRRDGDVLSGTGVAAATYPVLLSPSRASAHAAPDGRFVVRVDATDIGTGARTVLAQIAADALGTPLDSVRVELGSSRLPDAPVAGGSSGTASWGWAVHKACAALRATLAAGPDRPLPPEGVTVEADTEEEAGRTSPYARHAFGAHFAEVRVDTVTGEVRVSRLLGVYAVGRVLNARTARSQFIGGMTMGLGMALTEHSTMDLAFGDFRERDLASYHVPVCADVPDIEAHWVDEDDPHLNPMGSKGIGEIGIVGTAAAIANAVHHACGVRLRDLPLTPDRLLPLLTARAPTP; this is translated from the coding sequence ATGACCCGCCACGAACCCGCGACCGCGCAGCCCCCGGCTGCCGTCCGGCGTGACGCCCGCCAGAAGGTGACGGGCGAGGCCCGCTACGCCGTCGACCGGACGCCACCCGGCTGCCTCCACGCCTGCCCGGTGCCCGCCGCCGTCGCCCGCGGACGGGTCACCGCCGTCCACGCCGACGAGATCCTGCGGCGCCCCGGGGTGCACGCCGTCCTCACCCACGAGAACGCCCCGCGCCTCGGCGACGCCGACGACCCGACGCTCGCGCTGCTCCAGGAGGACCGGGTCCCCCACCGGGGCTGGTTCGTCGCCGTCGTGGTCGCCGACACGCCCGAGAACGCCCGCGCCGCCGCCGACGCGCTGCGGATCGACTACGCGCCGAGCGGGCACGACGTCCGGTTGAGCGCCGACCACCCACGGCTCTACACGCCCGAGAAGGCCAACGGCGGCTACCCGGCCGTACGCGAGCGGGGCGACTTCGACACCGCCTTCGCCGCGTCCCCGGTCCGCCTCGACGCCACCTACACCATGGGCGCCCTGCACAACCACCCGATGGAACCGCACGCCGCCACGGCCTGGTGGGACGACGACGGTCTGACCGTGTACGACTCCAGCCAGGGCGCGACGACCGTACGGGACGTCCTCGCGCGCCTGTTCCGGCTACCCCAGCAGCGGGTCACCGTCGTCTCCGCCTACGTGGGCGGCGGCTTCGGCTCCAAGGGCACCCCCCGGCCGCCGGCCGTCCTCGCGGCGATGGCCGCCCGGCACACCGGCCGGCCCGTCCGGCTCGCCCTGCCCCGCCGCGACCTGCCCGCCACCGTGGGGCACCGCGCGCCCACCGTCCAGCGCGTCCGCATCGGCGCCGCCGCCGACGGGACGATCGCGGCCCTCGCCCACGACGTGGTCACCCAGACGTCCACGGTGAAGGAGTTCGTCGAACAGGCCGCCGTCCCGGCCCGCACCATGTACACCTCCCCGCACAGCCGCACCACCCACCGGGTGGTCGCCCTGGACGTACCCACCCCGTCGTGGATGCGCGCCCCCGGCGAGGCGTCCGGGATGTACGCCCTCGAAGCGGCCATGGACGAACTCGCCGAGGCGGTCGGCATCGACCCGGTGGAGCTCCGGCTTCGCAACGAACCCGACACCGAGCCCGACAGCGGCAAACCGTTCAGCAGCCGGGGCCTCACCGCCTGCCTGCGGGACGGTGCGCGCCGGTTCGGCTGGGCGGACCGGGACCCGCGCCCCGGCATCCGGCGGGACGGGGACGTGCTGTCCGGTACGGGCGTCGCCGCCGCCACCTACCCCGTACTCCTGAGCCCGTCCCGCGCCTCCGCCCACGCCGCCCCGGACGGCCGCTTCGTCGTCCGCGTCGACGCCACCGACATCGGCACCGGGGCGCGCACCGTCCTCGCCCAGATCGCCGCCGACGCCCTCGGCACCCCGCTCGACTCCGTACGCGTCGAACTCGGCAGCAGCCGACTCCCCGACGCCCCCGTCGCCGGCGGCTCCTCCGGGACCGCGTCCTGGGGCTGGGCCGTGCACAAGGCCTGTGCCGCGCTGCGCGCGACCCTGGCCGCCGGCCCCGACCGTCCGCTGCCTCCCGAGGGCGTCACTGTCGAGGCGGACACGGAGGAGGAGGCCGGGCGGACGTCCCCGTACGCCCGCCACGCCTTCGGCGCCCACTTCGCGGAGGTCCGCGTCGACACCGTCACCGGCGAGGTCCGGGTGAGTCGGCTGCTCGGCGTCTACGCCGTGGGCCGGGTCCTCAACGCGCGCACCGCCCGCTCCCAGTTCATCGGCGGCATGACGATGGGGCTCGGGATGGCGCTCACCGAACACAGCACCATGGACCTCGCCTTCGGTGACTTCCGCGAACGCGACCTGGCCTCCTACCACGTCCCTGTCTGCGCCGACGTGCCGGACATCGAGGCGCACTGGGTGGACGAGGACGATCCCCACCTCAACCCGATGGGCAGCAAGGGCATCGGGGAGATCGGCATCGTCGGCACGGCGGCGGCGATCGCCAACGCCGTCCACCACGCGTGCGGCGTCCGCCTCCGCGACCTCCCCCTGACCCCCGACCGCCTCCTCCCGCTGCTCACCGCCCGGGCGCCCACCCCCTAA
- a CDS encoding acetoacetate decarboxylase family protein has product MSSTQKDTVKVDLGGRAVTVPKGGLYDQYRMNPDLDAIARDPRVSSVDFFRQLPKIKVDSPIGPTLTPNFYYTISTARLTMVAPSRAIRARLPEELSPLEIVPGLGLVSVMFFRYDVCDIDFYTEAAVGIAVKPARHGKLGFFDLVSGLKNEHLDSYVLSLPVNSDIAQVRGHDGYGFPKWVTGLDVDIDDHRTTARVANDAGGVDLSLLANTPAQRAYPSGERVSSLTSYTTINGAWHSTLNQTNVLNAGTTRSTSGITLQLGEGRMSDDLRSLKPKRTIQFDVMTEGQAALHMPVPTSVQSRNK; this is encoded by the coding sequence ATGTCTTCGACTCAGAAGGACACCGTCAAGGTCGACCTCGGCGGCCGCGCCGTCACCGTCCCCAAGGGGGGCCTGTACGACCAGTACCGCATGAACCCCGACCTCGACGCCATCGCGCGCGACCCGCGCGTCAGCAGCGTGGACTTCTTCCGGCAGCTGCCCAAGATCAAGGTCGACTCGCCCATCGGTCCCACGCTCACGCCGAACTTCTACTACACGATCTCGACCGCCCGGCTCACGATGGTCGCGCCCTCCCGGGCGATCCGCGCCCGCCTGCCCGAGGAGCTCTCGCCGCTGGAGATCGTGCCCGGCCTCGGCCTGGTTTCGGTCATGTTCTTCCGGTACGACGTGTGCGACATCGACTTCTACACCGAAGCGGCCGTCGGCATCGCCGTCAAGCCCGCGCGGCACGGAAAGCTCGGCTTCTTCGACCTCGTCTCCGGCCTGAAGAACGAGCACCTCGACTCCTACGTGCTGTCGCTGCCGGTGAACTCGGACATCGCGCAGGTCCGCGGTCACGACGGCTACGGCTTCCCCAAGTGGGTCACCGGGCTCGACGTCGACATCGACGACCATCGGACGACCGCCCGCGTGGCCAACGACGCCGGCGGAGTGGACCTGTCGCTCCTGGCGAACACGCCGGCTCAGAGGGCCTACCCGAGCGGCGAGCGCGTCAGTTCGCTCACCTCGTACACGACGATCAACGGCGCCTGGCACTCCACTCTGAACCAGACCAACGTGCTGAACGCCGGCACCACGCGCAGCACCAGCGGCATCACCCTTCAGCTCGGTGAGGGCCGCATGTCCGACGACCTGCGCTCGCTCAAGCCGAAGCGGACCATCCAGTTCGACGTCATGACCGAAGGCCAGGCCGCCCTCCACATGCCGGTGCCCACCTCGGTCCAGAGCCGCAACAAGTAG
- a CDS encoding succinic semialdehyde dehydrogenase codes for MVTDHVSSPTTARGPGLPAFITPALIERLAARVSAAPDAARVTTSAPYTGEPLADLPVSTPQHVEAAFARARIAQKSWAATPIEERKRILLRYHDLVLARRDEAVDLMQAENGKTRRDAFLEVVDIGIVSRYYARNAAKYLSPKRRRGAIPVLTHTTELRHPKGVVTVISPWNYPLSMAASDTIAALMAGNAVVQKPDTQTALTALWSMDLMYEAGLPADVWQMVIGRGSSIGGALMDNADYMMFTGSTATGRQIAGDAGRRLIAASLELGGKNAMLVLDDADIEKAAEGAVNACFPSAGQLCVSIERLYVAESIRDKFVAAFVARTKKLKIGAAYDYSMDVGSLTTPSQLKTVTEHVDDAVAKGATVLAGGKARPDLGPLFYEPTILTDVTPDMTLHGHETFGPVVSIYPYRDVDDAVAQANSTAYGLNASVWSRNGARGRAVAARVHAGTVNVNEAFAAAWGSTDAPMGGMGDSGLGRRHGADGILKYTEAQTVAHQRLQGFYPPSRISPETWVTLLTGALKVMKAVGVR; via the coding sequence ATGGTCACCGACCACGTCAGCAGCCCCACGACCGCCCGCGGCCCGGGCCTGCCCGCGTTCATCACCCCGGCCCTGATCGAACGGCTGGCCGCGCGGGTCTCGGCCGCGCCCGATGCCGCGCGGGTCACCACCAGCGCCCCGTACACCGGCGAGCCCTTGGCCGACCTGCCGGTCTCCACCCCCCAGCACGTCGAGGCCGCGTTCGCACGTGCCCGGATCGCGCAGAAGTCCTGGGCGGCCACTCCGATCGAGGAGCGCAAGCGGATCCTGTTGCGCTACCACGACCTGGTCCTGGCCCGGCGGGACGAGGCGGTCGACCTGATGCAGGCCGAGAACGGCAAGACCCGCCGTGACGCGTTCCTCGAGGTCGTCGACATCGGCATCGTCTCGCGCTACTACGCGCGCAACGCCGCCAAGTACCTCAGCCCCAAGCGGCGTCGCGGCGCAATTCCAGTGCTGACCCACACCACCGAGCTGCGCCACCCCAAGGGCGTCGTCACCGTCATCTCGCCGTGGAACTACCCGCTGAGCATGGCTGCCAGCGACACCATCGCGGCCCTGATGGCCGGCAACGCCGTCGTGCAGAAGCCCGACACCCAGACCGCGCTCACCGCCCTGTGGTCCATGGACCTGATGTACGAGGCAGGTCTTCCCGCCGACGTGTGGCAGATGGTGATCGGGCGGGGCAGCTCCATCGGCGGTGCGTTGATGGACAACGCCGACTACATGATGTTCACGGGCTCCACCGCCACCGGACGCCAGATCGCCGGCGACGCCGGCAGGCGCCTCATAGCCGCCTCCCTCGAACTGGGCGGCAAGAACGCCATGCTCGTCCTGGACGACGCCGACATCGAGAAGGCCGCCGAGGGCGCCGTCAACGCCTGCTTCCCCTCCGCGGGACAGCTGTGCGTCTCCATCGAGCGCCTGTACGTGGCCGAGTCCATCCGTGACAAGTTCGTCGCCGCGTTCGTCGCCCGCACCAAGAAGCTCAAGATCGGCGCCGCGTACGACTACAGCATGGACGTCGGCAGCCTCACGACCCCGTCCCAGCTGAAGACGGTCACCGAGCACGTCGACGACGCCGTCGCCAAGGGCGCCACCGTCCTCGCCGGCGGCAAGGCGCGCCCCGACCTGGGACCCCTGTTCTACGAGCCGACCATCCTCACCGACGTCACCCCCGACATGACGCTGCACGGCCACGAGACCTTCGGCCCCGTCGTCTCCATCTATCCCTATCGCGACGTCGATGACGCCGTCGCGCAGGCGAACTCCACGGCTTACGGCCTCAACGCCAGCGTCTGGTCGCGCAATGGTGCGCGCGGCCGGGCCGTCGCGGCCCGTGTCCACGCGGGCACCGTCAACGTCAACGAGGCCTTCGCCGCCGCCTGGGGAAGCACTGACGCCCCCATGGGCGGCATGGGCGACTCCGGGCTCGGCCGGCGCCACGGCGCCGACGGCATCCTCAAGTACACCGAGGCCCAGACCGTCGCCCACCAGCGCCTCCAGGGCTTCTACCCGCCGTCCCGTATCAGTCCCGAAACGTGGGTCACCCTCCTGACCGGCGCCCTGAAGGTCATGAAGGCAGTGGGCGTCCGCTGA
- a CDS encoding zinc-binding dehydrogenase: protein MKDPSVETGYDRLHEAEASPQQIGVRLRTFQGRLENRPRQEVEQVLVQSQTCVDCRRRLILPKSVLLLDQTPGPGSALQQESQDIVVSDHRAAPPRHATTIGRLSSRPVRPAGQIVGIAGSTARADYAARFGYDRVLLREQFPAGLGDERFDVILGPVGGATRRTGLERLAAHGRLVAYGTLGAPEPAPADTDDLLTRGASLLSPLKRGRAVERLLGLASRPATRPDDHP from the coding sequence GTGAAGGACCCCTCCGTCGAGACCGGCTACGACCGCCTCCACGAAGCCGAAGCATCTCCGCAGCAGATCGGTGTCCGGTTACGCACGTTCCAAGGCCGGCTGGAGAACCGGCCTCGTCAGGAGGTCGAGCAGGTTCTCGTACAGAGCCAGACCTGTGTCGACTGTCGGCGGCGCCTCATCCTGCCGAAGTCCGTACTTCTCCTGGACCAGACGCCCGGTCCCGGGAGTGCGCTCCAGCAGGAGAGTCAGGACATCGTCGTCAGCGATCACCGCGCGGCCCCTCCCCGTCATGCGACGACGATAGGGCGTCTGTCCAGCCGCCCCGTTCGCCCAGCCGGCCAGATCGTCGGGATCGCCGGCAGCACCGCCAGGGCCGACTACGCGGCCCGGTTCGGCTACGACCGGGTCCTGCTGCGCGAACAGTTCCCGGCCGGGCTCGGCGACGAACGATTCGACGTGATCCTCGGCCCGGTCGGCGGCGCGACCCGCCGTACGGGCCTGGAGCGGCTCGCCGCACACGGCCGGCTCGTGGCGTACGGCACCCTCGGCGCCCCCGAACCCGCCCCGGCCGACACCGACGACCTGCTCACGCGCGGCGCCTCACTCCTCAGCCCCCTCAAGCGGGGACGCGCCGTCGAGCGGCTCCTCGGACTCGCCAGCCGCCCCGCAACGAGACCTGACGACCACCCGTGA